One genomic window of Acidobacteriota bacterium includes the following:
- a CDS encoding ThiF family adenylyltransferase produces the protein MQYSLTLLEGARFRLEEAVFSRQGLEGAAYLLCGRSVTEDETRLLVREIVPVAETHYLRREPYRLSIDSASYASVAKRARAIGASIIFAHGHPFGPPDFSEQDDREEPKLVEFFSARVPGVPHGSLVLTPGTLANCRIWSGNGWGQVARIRTIGQRFRFQTFIADETPLPDFFDRHVRAFGPEIQRLLQRLHVGVVGLGGTGSPVVEQLIRLGVGKISIFDGEQFESSNVTRVYGSSISDEGKNKAEISFAHASSIGLGTVVRTYPRNITEEETAKQLRVCDIIFGTTDKQAPRGILVQVALQYMIPVFDLGVKIDAPEQIIRGINGRVTTLLPGEACLFCRERISSDAIRLESLSPEERQLLVDEHYAPQLETQNPAVITFTTAVAAQAVSEFLHRLTGFMGEGRQSSEVLMFFHETAIRTNRTAPKPDCICAKTELWGVGDRRDFLGLTWPDQIGDVTLVSKE, from the coding sequence ATGCAGTATTCATTAACCTTATTAGAAGGCGCTCGCTTCCGGCTTGAAGAAGCCGTTTTCTCCCGGCAAGGACTCGAGGGGGCGGCGTACTTGCTCTGTGGACGCAGCGTCACAGAAGACGAAACGCGATTGCTAGTGCGGGAAATAGTTCCTGTTGCAGAGACGCACTACCTGCGTAGAGAGCCTTATCGACTCTCGATTGATTCTGCCTCCTACGCATCGGTCGCCAAGCGCGCTCGCGCGATCGGCGCATCGATCATTTTTGCTCACGGGCACCCTTTCGGACCGCCGGATTTTTCTGAGCAGGATGATCGCGAAGAACCCAAGCTGGTCGAATTTTTCTCGGCTCGAGTCCCTGGTGTTCCGCATGGTTCATTAGTCCTTACACCCGGTACTCTGGCGAATTGCCGCATTTGGTCCGGGAATGGCTGGGGGCAAGTTGCCCGAATTCGAACGATCGGTCAGAGATTCCGTTTTCAGACCTTTATCGCGGATGAGACGCCCCTCCCGGATTTCTTCGACCGTCACGTGCGTGCCTTCGGACCGGAAATCCAACGCCTGCTCCAACGACTTCATGTTGGAGTCGTTGGACTCGGTGGCACCGGTTCTCCCGTTGTGGAACAACTTATCCGGCTCGGTGTCGGTAAAATTTCCATTTTTGATGGCGAACAGTTCGAGAGCTCCAATGTCACCAGGGTTTACGGATCAAGCATCTCGGACGAGGGGAAGAACAAGGCGGAAATCTCCTTCGCGCACGCTTCGAGCATTGGTCTCGGGACGGTTGTGCGAACGTACCCGCGTAACATTACCGAGGAAGAAACCGCCAAGCAGTTACGTGTCTGCGACATTATCTTTGGCACCACGGATAAGCAGGCACCACGAGGAATCTTGGTTCAAGTTGCTTTGCAGTACATGATTCCTGTCTTTGACCTAGGGGTCAAGATTGATGCGCCGGAGCAAATCATTCGTGGAATCAACGGCCGTGTCACAACGTTGCTCCCAGGCGAGGCTTGCCTTTTTTGCCGCGAGAGGATTTCGTCTGATGCAATTAGACTCGAATCGCTTTCACCGGAAGAACGACAGCTTTTGGTCGATGAGCACTATGCGCCGCAGCTTGAGACACAGAACCCAGCCGTTATTACCTTCACCACTGCCGTGGCCGCGCAGGCTGTCTCTGAGTTTCTCCACCGACTTACCGGATTTATGGGCGAAGGGCGGCAATCCTCGGAAGTACTAATGTTCTTTCACGAGACTGCGATCAGGACTAATCGGACGGCTCCAAAACCAGACTGCATTTGTGCAAAGACAGAACTTTGGGGTGTGGGGGATCGAAGAGATTTTCTTGGTTTGACTTGGCCAGATCAAATCGGCGATGTAACCCTCGTTTCGAAAGAATGA